One genomic region from Anomalospiza imberbis isolate Cuckoo-Finch-1a 21T00152 chromosome 28, ASM3175350v1, whole genome shotgun sequence encodes:
- the TM2D2 gene encoding TM2 domain-containing protein 2: MAPPVGYALLCGQAALLLGNLLLLHGRGLPGNDTEPRELPPGLPAAAWAYSDPRAPLVLCTYLPDEFVECEEPVDHGGNATAQQELGHGCVKFGGQAHGEVDHTRVQCRALDGIECAEPRSFLRGSRPCVKYTGHYFITTLLYSFFLGCFGVDRFCLGHTGTAVGKLLTLGGLGIWWFVDLILLITGGLMPSDGSNWCTVY; encoded by the exons aTGGCGCCGCCCGTGGGGTACGCGCTGCTGTGCGGGCAGGCCGCGCTCCTGCTCGggaacctgctgctgctgcacggCCGCGGCCTCCCGGGCAACGACACCGAGCCCCGGGAGCTGCCGCCGGGGCTGCCCGCCGCCGCCTGGGCTTACAGCGATCCGCGGGCGCCGCTCGTCCTGTGCACTTACCT CCCCGATGAGTTCGTGGAGTGCGAGGAGCCGGTGGATCACGGCGGGAACGCCACggcccagcaggagctgggccaCGGCTGCGTGAAG TTCGGCGGCCAGGCCCACGGCGAGGTGGATCACACGCGCGTGCAGTGCCGAGCGCTGGACGGCATCGAGTGCGCCGAGCCGCGGAGCTTCCTGCGGGGCAGCCGGCCCTGCGTCAA GTACACAGGACACTACTTCATCACCACTCTGCTCTACTCCTTCTTCCTGGGCTGCTTCGGAGTGGATCGGTTCTGCCTGGGCCACACCGGCACCGCCGTGGGGAAGCTGCTGACCCTGGGGGGCCTGGGCATCTGGTGGTTTGTGGATCTGATTCTGCTGATCACCGGGGGGCTGATGCCCAGTGATGGCAGCAACTGGTGCACCGTGTACTGA